Genomic window (Saccharothrix australiensis):
GAGTGGGTGACCTTCCGGACGTTCCGGCGGACCGTCGCGACGCTGCTGGACCAGGCGGGCCTGACCGCCCGGCAGATCGCGGACATCCTCGGCCACTCCCGGCCGTCGATGACGCAGGACGTCTACATGGGGCGGCGTTCCCCAGGCCGTGCCGCTGCCGACGCGCTGGGCTCGGTGATCAGCGACGAGCGCGAACAAATCGGGGCAAAAGTGTGGCGGTGATCTTGATAAGCCGAAGCCCCAGGCCGCTGACCTGGGGCTTTGGTGGGCCGCCAGGGGCTCGAACCCTGAACCCGCGGATTAAAAGTCCGCTGCTCTGCCAGTTGAGCTAGCGGCCCGTCGTCAAGGCTAGTGGAAGACGGCCGCCCGGTTCGATCGTGGTGACGTCACGTGGTGCGCGCCACAGGCGTGTCCGGATCGGTGGGCGCACCCCGACCGGGGCACCGCGGGCCGCACGT
Coding sequences:
- a CDS encoding tyrosine-type recombinase/integrase, whose protein sequence is MSGRAASVPSSTGTVRKATNVRNRAWKPFLKRTGYEWVTFRTFRRTVATLLDQAGLTARQIADILGHSRPSMTQDVYMGRRSPGRAAADALGSVISDEREQIGAKVWR